A region of Lycium barbarum isolate Lr01 chromosome 1, ASM1917538v2, whole genome shotgun sequence DNA encodes the following proteins:
- the LOC132603726 gene encoding delta-1-pyrroline-5-carboxylate dehydrogenase 12A1, mitochondrial-like isoform X2: MMTLENVSSDTVFCRYLMLGDVSTKAAHALGLSEVSDFFAKLIQRMSPKSFQQALGEVSVTQKFLENFRGDQVRFLARSFAVPGNHLGQQSHGFRWPYGPVAVITPFNFPLEIPLLQLMGALYMDSNSAMFKWISILCLRV; this comes from the exons ATGATGACTTTAGAGAATGTATCGAGTGACACCGTTTTTTGCAGGTACCTAATGTTAGGAGACGTATCTACAAAAGCAGCTCATGCGCTTGGCTTGTCTGAG GTTTCTGACTTCTTTGCTAAGCTAATACAACGGATGTCTCCTAAGAGTTTCCAACAAGCTCTTGGTGAGGTTTCCGTGACGCAGaaatttctggaaaatttccgtGGTGATCAG GTTCGCTTTCTAGCTAGGTCTTTCGCAGTACCAGGAAATCATCTGGGGCAGCAGAGCCATGGTTTTCGCTGGCCTTATGGACCT GTGGCAGTTATTACTCCCTTTAATTTTCCTTTGGAGATTCCTTTGCTTCAGCTGATGGGAGCGTTGTACATGGATTCTAATTCGGCTATGTTTAAATGGATATCTATATTATGTTTAAgagtttga
- the LOC132603726 gene encoding delta-1-pyrroline-5-carboxylate dehydrogenase 12A1, mitochondrial-like isoform X1: MRLTKAEKCAKLKKMRKEAKKQAKEVAENSRMFSEYLKLKSWYLMLGDVSTKAAHALGLSEVSDFFAKLIQRMSPKSFQQALGEVSVTQKFLENFRGDQVRFLARSFAVPGNHLGQQSHGFRWPYGPVAVITPFNFPLEIPLLQLMGALYMDSNSAMFKWISILCLRV, encoded by the exons atgAGGTTGACTAAAGCAGAGAAGTGtgcaaaattgaagaaaatgaggAAAGAGGCTAAGAAACAGGCAAAAGAGGTGGCAGAAAACTCAAGGATGTTTAGCGAATACCTCAAGCTGAAGTCTTG GTACCTAATGTTAGGAGACGTATCTACAAAAGCAGCTCATGCGCTTGGCTTGTCTGAG GTTTCTGACTTCTTTGCTAAGCTAATACAACGGATGTCTCCTAAGAGTTTCCAACAAGCTCTTGGTGAGGTTTCCGTGACGCAGaaatttctggaaaatttccgtGGTGATCAG GTTCGCTTTCTAGCTAGGTCTTTCGCAGTACCAGGAAATCATCTGGGGCAGCAGAGCCATGGTTTTCGCTGGCCTTATGGACCT GTGGCAGTTATTACTCCCTTTAATTTTCCTTTGGAGATTCCTTTGCTTCAGCTGATGGGAGCGTTGTACATGGATTCTAATTCGGCTATGTTTAAATGGATATCTATATTATGTTTAAgagtttga